In a genomic window of Canis lupus familiaris isolate Mischka breed German Shepherd chromosome 28, alternate assembly UU_Cfam_GSD_1.0, whole genome shotgun sequence:
- the KCNIP2 gene encoding Kv channel-interacting protein 2: protein MRGQGRKESLSDSRDLDGSYDQLTGHPPGPTKKALKQRFLKLLPCCGPQALPSVSETLAVPASLRPHRPRPLDPDSVEDEFELSTVCHRPEGLEQLQEQTKFTRKELQVLYRGFKNECPSGIVNEENFKQIYSQFFPQGDSSTYATFLFNAFDTNHDGSVSFEDFVAGLSVILRGTIDDRLNWAFNLYDLNKDGCITKEEMLDIMKSIYDMMGKYTYPALREEAPREHVESFFQKMDRNKDGVVTIEEFIESCQKDENIMRSMQLFDNVI, encoded by the exons GCCACCCTCCAGGGCCCACTAAAAAAGCGCTGAAGCAGCGGTTCCTCAAGCTGCTGCCTTGCTGcgggccccaggccctgccctcagtCAGTGAAA CATTAGCAGTCCCAGCCTCCCTCCGCCCCCACAGACCCCGCCCGCTGGACCCAG ACAGCGTGGAGGATGAGTTCGAACTGTCCACGGTGTGTCACCGGCCAGAGGGTCTGGAGCAGCTGCAGGAGCAAACCAAGTTCACGCGCAAGGAACTGCAAGTCCTGTACCGGGGCTTCAAGAAT gaaTGTCCCAGCGGAATTGTCAATGAGGAGAACTTCAAGCAGATTTACTCTCAGTTCTTTCCTCAAGGAG ACTCCAGCACATATGCCACTTTTCTCTTCAATGCCTTTGACACCAATCATGATGGCTCTGTCAGTTTTGAG gACTTTGTGGCTGGTTTGTCGGTGATTCTTCGGGGAACCATAGATGACAGACTAAACTGGGCCTTCAACTTGTATGACCTCAACAAGGATGGCTGCATCACCAAGGAG GAAATGCTTGATATCATGAAATCCATCTATGACATGATGGGCAAGTATACGTATCCTGCACTCCGAGAGGAGGCCCCAAGGGAGCACGTGGAGAGCTTCTTCCAG AAGATGGACAGGAACAAGGATGGCGTGGTGACCATTGAGGAATTCATTGAGTCTTGCCAAAAG GACGAGAACATCATGAGGTCCATGCAGCTCTTTGACAATGTCATCTAG